A single region of the Eleginops maclovinus isolate JMC-PN-2008 ecotype Puerto Natales chromosome 4, JC_Emac_rtc_rv5, whole genome shotgun sequence genome encodes:
- the onecut1 gene encoding hepatocyte nuclear factor 6 — protein MNAQLSMENIGDMHGVSHESVAGHGDLLSHSPHARSRGLSHRAMGMATLLDSGDYHPGHHGHLHPAISMCEVPPGMSASSTYTTLTPLQPLPPISTVSDKFPSHHHHHHHHPHHPHHHPHQRIPGNVSGSFTLMREDRSLAPMNSLYPAYHHKDPCMGQSLSPLSGSGLASIHTSQAGIPPYAHPGAAMPGEKMLTPSGFEAHHPSMLGRHTEQHMSSSAGMVQINGLHHHPHAHLGAQGHGQGLGNSREQASGPGQQGGGGGGGVSGGQMEEVNTKEVAQRITTELKRYSIPQAIFAQRVLCRSQGTLSDLLRNPKPWSKLKSGRETFRRMWKWLQEPEFQRMSALRLAACKRKEQDHGRSERGSMSKKPRLVFTDVQRRTLHAIFKENKRPSKELQITIAQQLGLELTTVSNFFMNARRRSLDKWVDDGSGHPGPNACTKA, from the exons ATGAACGCACAGCTGTCGATGGAAAATATTGGCGACATGCACGGAGTGAGCCATGAGTCCGTGGCCGGTCACGGAGATCTGCTGAGCCACAGTCCGCATGCCCGTTCCCGGGGTCTCAGCCACCGCGCTATGGGCATGGCAACCCTCCTGGACAGCGGGGACTATCATCCTGGACACCACGGACACCTGCACCCAGCCATCAGCATGTGTGAAGTGCCCCCCGGTATGAGTGCAAGCAGCACTTACACCACCCTTACACCCCTGCAGCCCTTACCCCCCATCTCCACCGTGTCCGACAAGTTTCCTtcccatcatcaccaccaccaccaccatccccATCATCCTCACCATCATCCGCACCAGAGGATCCCCGGAAATGTCAGCGGCAGCTTCACTTTGATGCGAGAGGACCGGAGTCTGGCACCTATGAACAGTCTGTACCCCGCATATCATCACAAAGATCCCTGCATGGGCCAGAGCCTCTCCCCGCTGTCTGGTTCCGGTCTGGCCAGCATACACACGTCCCAGGCCGGGATCCCTCCCTACGCTCATCCCGGTGCCGCCATGCCTGGTGAGAAGATGCTCACCCCCAGCGGTTTTGAGGCTCACCACCCCTCCATGCTCGGCAGACACACGGAGCAACACATGAGCTCCTCGGCGGGCATGGTACAAATCAACGGCCTCCACCACCACCCACACGCCCACCTCGGCGCGCAGGGGCACGGCCAGGGGCTGGGGAACAGCCGGGAGCAGGCCTCCGGGCCCGGGCAGCAAGGGGGTGGCGGTGGAGGGGGTGTTTCTGGTGGCCAGATGGAGGAGGTGAATACCAAAGAAGTGGCGCAGAGGATCACCACAGAGCTGAAGCGCTACAGCATCCCTCAGGCCATCTTTGCCCAGCGGGTCCTGTGCAGGTCCCAGGGGACCCTGTCCGACCTGCTAAGAAACCCAAAACCCTGGTCCAAGCTCAAGTCTGGGAGGGAGACCTTCCGCCGCATGTGGAAGTGGCTGCAGGAGCCTGAGTTCCAACGCATGAGTGCACTCAGGCTCGCAG CATGTAAGCGTAAGGAACAGGACCACGGCAGAAGCGAGCGGGGGAGCATGTCCAAGAAGCCCCGGCTGGTGTTCACAGATGTGCAGCGGCGGACGCTCCATGCCATCTTCAAAGAAAACAAGCGTCCATCCAAAGAGCTGCAGATCACCATTGCCCAGCAGCTGGGCCTCGAGCTGACCACAGTCAGCAACTTCTTTATGAACGCACGCCGCCGGAGCCTAGATAAGTGGGTGGACGACGGCTCTGGTCACCCTGGCCCCAACGCCTGCACCAAAGCCTGA